A single window of Hyphomicrobiales bacterium DNA harbors:
- a CDS encoding Sugar ABC transporter permease, with protein MHCQPRLTTWLYLSPLHLLLLAILTIPSLYVLWLSLNHSSYGTSLTWVGLQNYHAVFTDPYFWRASLNTFLVVSGVVFVELLFGLALAMLFVTGVPFRGVMFACILMPYAISEVVAVLVWKMMMDPNIGAIARTIEEMGLGRVNWSASPTTGLILVGVINIWTHLPFTFLMIYAGLLAIDGSLYEAAHIDGATRWQRFQRITLPLLVPTLLITLIFRLIFAFRMFSEVWLLTKGGPVRMSEVLAVYLYQHGFRYGDFGIAAATGWLMVIGSLLLASVFLFAMQRGMKGE; from the coding sequence ATGCACTGTCAGCCGCGCCTGACCACTTGGCTTTATCTATCGCCTCTTCATCTGTTGCTGCTCGCGATCCTGACGATCCCTTCGCTCTATGTGCTCTGGCTGAGCCTGAACCACTCGAGTTATGGCACCAGCCTTACATGGGTGGGGCTCCAGAACTATCACGCCGTCTTCACGGACCCCTATTTCTGGCGCGCATCCCTCAACACCTTCCTCGTGGTCAGCGGCGTCGTCTTTGTCGAGCTCCTGTTCGGCCTCGCTCTGGCAATGCTGTTCGTGACGGGCGTCCCGTTTCGTGGCGTCATGTTCGCCTGTATCCTCATGCCCTATGCGATTTCGGAAGTGGTGGCCGTCCTCGTCTGGAAGATGATGATGGATCCGAATATCGGAGCCATTGCCCGCACCATCGAAGAGATGGGGCTCGGTCGCGTCAACTGGAGCGCCTCGCCGACGACAGGGCTGATCCTCGTCGGCGTCATCAATATCTGGACCCATCTGCCCTTCACCTTCCTGATGATCTATGCGGGCCTTCTGGCGATCGACGGCTCCCTCTACGAGGCCGCGCATATCGATGGCGCGACGCGCTGGCAGCGGTTCCAGCGCATCACGCTGCCACTCCTGGTGCCGACATTGCTGATCACGCTGATCTTCCGGCTGATATTCGCCTTCCGCATGTTCTCGGAGGTCTGGCTACTGACCAAGGGCGGGCCGGTCCGTATGTCAGAGGTTCTGGCCGTTTACCTTTATCAGCATGGCTTCCGCTACGGCGATTTCGGGATCGCCGCAGCCACGGGATGGCTGATGGTCATCGGCTCGCTGCTTCTGGCGTCCGTTTTTCTGTTTGCGATGCAGCGCGGCATGAAGGGCGAATAA
- a CDS encoding Tripartite ATP-independent transporter DctM subunit yields the protein MSWGSSLLIYVALLGVMISIGVPMALAMGLTGIIGLTLLHGTTLWPSLGDVVWNSTNSFTLVAVPLFVLMGEVLLKSGAAERFYSGLSVLMGRIPGGLAQSNILGSALFSAISGSSTATTLTIGTVAIPQMRKRGYNDHLTFGTLTGGGALGNLIPPSIFLLIYASVVQASAVELFVATIVPGLIAVAMFMIYVAIKARANPTWVPPRGNPATPRDIGRALVDCVPISVLIISIIGGMYGGIMTPTEAAGFGCLLAFVIAGMNRRLGLAAIRSACVNSISITCVLSLIIINGQILGLAVTHAGIGVGVSRALTEMGLSPFVFFTFLFVLYLILGAMLEGVSMMLLTVPVLYPTLKAMGFDDIWFGVFLVIQAELAQLSPPIGLNLIAVQSVARDAKLGLIMKATLPYAIMLSALCFLLYMLPDLALWLPEQMRRR from the coding sequence ATGAGCTGGGGGTCAAGCCTTCTCATTTACGTCGCCTTGCTCGGGGTGATGATCTCCATCGGCGTACCGATGGCGCTCGCCATGGGCTTGACGGGTATTATCGGCCTCACGCTCCTGCATGGCACGACGCTCTGGCCGAGCCTTGGCGACGTGGTGTGGAATTCCACCAATTCCTTCACGCTGGTCGCCGTGCCGCTGTTCGTGCTGATGGGCGAGGTGCTGCTAAAGAGCGGGGCCGCCGAGCGGTTCTATTCCGGCCTCAGCGTGCTGATGGGCCGCATTCCCGGCGGCCTGGCGCAGTCCAACATCCTGGGCAGCGCGCTGTTTTCGGCCATTAGCGGCTCGTCCACCGCGACGACCCTGACGATCGGAACAGTCGCGATCCCGCAGATGCGCAAACGCGGCTACAACGATCACCTCACCTTCGGCACACTGACAGGCGGCGGCGCGCTGGGAAACCTTATCCCGCCGAGCATCTTCCTTCTCATCTATGCATCGGTCGTACAGGCTTCCGCGGTCGAGCTGTTTGTCGCGACCATCGTGCCCGGCCTCATCGCCGTCGCGATGTTCATGATCTATGTCGCGATCAAGGCGCGGGCCAATCCCACCTGGGTTCCGCCGCGCGGCAACCCCGCCACCCCGCGTGACATCGGCCGCGCGCTGGTCGACTGCGTACCGATATCCGTACTGATTATCTCGATCATTGGCGGCATGTACGGCGGCATCATGACGCCCACCGAGGCTGCCGGCTTCGGTTGTCTGTTGGCCTTCGTGATCGCTGGTATGAACCGCCGGCTCGGCCTCGCCGCCATCCGCAGCGCCTGCGTGAACAGCATCTCGATTACCTGCGTGCTCTCGCTGATCATCATCAACGGCCAGATCCTCGGCTTAGCCGTCACTCACGCCGGCATCGGCGTTGGCGTGTCACGGGCGCTCACCGAGATGGGCCTTTCTCCGTTCGTCTTTTTTACTTTTCTGTTCGTCCTATACCTCATTCTGGGCGCCATGCTCGAAGGCGTTTCCATGATGCTGCTCACGGTGCCGGTGCTCTATCCGACGCTCAAGGCAATGGGCTTCGACGACATCTGGTTCGGCGTGTTCCTCGTCATCCAGGCAGAGCTGGCGCAACTTTCACCTCCCATAGGCCTGAACCTCATCGCCGTTCAGTCTGTGGCGCGCGACGCCAAGCTGGGGCTCATCATGAAGGCGACCCTGCCCTATGCCATCATGCTCAGCGCCTTGTGTTTTCTCCTCTACATGCTGCCAGACCTCGCGCTATGGCTCCCTGAACAGATGCGACGAAGATGA
- a CDS encoding conserved hypothetical protein (Evidence 4 : Unknown function but conserved in other organisms) produces MNSQDYDVIVLGGGSAGIAAAVAAARNGARTALVEAGPMLGGELLTGMTIDGAINGRGEDTVGGVLTDLLQLCRDMGGFVAKLNDWRLIRYIAYDPEIMKIAIPRLVFEAGVTVHLQTFAEETVQDGGRITGLVVLGKGGRQLLTARAFVDASGDGDLCAMAGGEMLSVESGEKPQPMSMMFRMAGVDTGALLSYVRDHPECVAVGESDAIREGRTDREITEEIFRQGQPCVFFKGDGPLLGSAIQRGDMFATALIMIQPTSEKRREVCINATRITLDEPNRSDNMATALRVLPAQVFQCAEFLRKSVPGFSDASISGMSPRIGIRETRRVLGDYILTEEDVLQAKKRSDGIAKGCHHVDIHQDGTGQIRIPVNDGGSYDIPVTSLLPKGLENVVVAGRCLSASREAQGSARVMGSCMAMGQAAGCLTAMALTQSNHARLRDIPVARLRHILKEQGAVLDGTR; encoded by the coding sequence GTGAACAGCCAGGACTACGATGTGATCGTATTGGGGGGTGGCAGCGCCGGTATCGCGGCGGCGGTCGCGGCGGCGCGCAACGGCGCTCGAACAGCGTTGGTTGAAGCCGGCCCGATGCTGGGCGGTGAGCTCCTTACTGGCATGACCATCGATGGCGCGATCAATGGCCGTGGCGAGGATACCGTCGGCGGGGTCCTCACCGATCTGCTCCAGCTATGCCGCGACATGGGCGGTTTCGTCGCCAAACTCAATGACTGGCGACTGATCCGCTACATTGCCTATGATCCGGAGATCATGAAGATCGCCATCCCGCGCCTCGTCTTCGAGGCCGGCGTGACGGTCCATCTCCAGACATTCGCCGAGGAAACGGTCCAGGATGGCGGCAGGATCACCGGCCTCGTCGTGCTCGGCAAGGGTGGGCGGCAATTGCTGACCGCGCGCGCCTTCGTCGATGCCTCGGGAGACGGCGATCTATGCGCGATGGCAGGGGGCGAGATGCTCAGCGTCGAGAGCGGCGAGAAGCCCCAGCCGATGTCGATGATGTTTCGTATGGCCGGGGTCGATACAGGCGCGCTGCTATCCTATGTGCGCGACCATCCTGAATGCGTTGCCGTTGGCGAGAGCGACGCGATCCGCGAAGGCCGCACGGACCGGGAGATTACCGAGGAGATCTTCCGGCAGGGGCAGCCCTGTGTTTTCTTCAAAGGCGACGGCCCGCTTCTCGGCAGTGCGATCCAGCGCGGGGACATGTTCGCCACGGCGCTGATAATGATCCAGCCAACGTCCGAGAAGCGGCGCGAGGTCTGCATCAACGCGACGCGCATCACACTCGACGAGCCGAACCGGTCGGACAACATGGCAACCGCATTGAGGGTTCTACCCGCGCAAGTGTTCCAATGCGCAGAATTTCTGCGCAAATCCGTGCCGGGTTTCAGTGATGCCAGCATATCCGGCATGTCGCCGCGCATCGGGATTCGCGAGACGCGACGTGTCCTCGGCGATTACATCCTCACAGAGGAGGATGTGCTCCAGGCGAAGAAGCGCAGCGACGGCATCGCCAAGGGTTGCCACCATGTCGATATCCACCAGGATGGAACGGGACAGATCCGCATCCCCGTCAACGATGGCGGATCATACGATATTCCCGTGACAAGCCTTTTGCCTAAGGGGCTCGAGAATGTCGTGGTCGCAGGGCGCTGTCTGTCGGCGAGCCGGGAGGCGCAGGGCTCGGCGCGCGTCATGGGAAGCTGCATGGCGATGGGGCAGGCCGCCGGCTGCCTCACCGCGATGGCGCTCACACAGAGCAATCACGCGCGGCTGCGCGACATTCCCGTGGCCCGCCTGCGCCACATCCTGAAAGAACAGGGCGCGGTCCTTGATGGCACCCGCTGA
- a CDS encoding HTH gntR-type domain-containing protein: MERAIRFKSTADYATSEIQRMILAGELAAGERLDQVRLAEQLDVSRHPIRQAIERLAERGFVLLSPHRSAVVSAHSIADLVELYSLRESLEDMALRASWPSLMAGGRDHVTAIYKRLTAQDPQADLERYMHENRAFHLAFYRDCGNRHLLRTTTTLFDLSERYQRTALTSAHRQNQSSDEHAGMMDALHAGDLERLSERLKAHNRGTLEQVRTLLSASEAATGKA, from the coding sequence GTGGAACGGGCAATTCGATTCAAGAGTACCGCGGATTACGCCACCTCCGAGATCCAGCGCATGATTCTGGCCGGCGAGCTGGCGGCCGGCGAGCGGCTGGACCAAGTGCGCCTAGCAGAGCAGCTCGACGTCAGCCGGCATCCTATCAGGCAAGCGATCGAGCGCCTGGCCGAGCGCGGTTTCGTGCTGCTCAGCCCGCATCGCAGCGCGGTCGTTTCGGCGCACTCGATCGCTGATCTGGTCGAGCTCTATTCATTGCGCGAAAGCCTGGAGGACATGGCCTTGCGCGCCAGCTGGCCCAGCCTGATGGCCGGGGGACGCGATCATGTGACGGCCATTTACAAACGCTTGACCGCGCAGGATCCGCAAGCCGATCTCGAGCGATACATGCATGAGAATCGTGCGTTTCATCTGGCCTTCTACCGGGATTGCGGCAATCGTCATCTCCTGCGCACGACCACGACACTCTTCGACCTATCCGAGCGCTATCAGAGGACGGCATTGACCTCCGCGCACCGCCAGAATCAGTCGAGCGACGAGCATGCTGGGATGATGGACGCGCTGCACGCTGGCGATCTCGAGCGTCTGAGCGAACGCCTGAAAGCGCATAATCGCGGCACGCTGGAGCAGGTGCGAACCCTGCTCTCCGCCTCGGAAGCCGCGACCGGGAAAGCCTGA
- a CDS encoding hypothetical protein (Evidence 5 : Unknown function) — protein sequence MWGLALAAADQHPFLAQDYAFDLRILGAAIIWTDRAVTAAGARMVSSSSHLFREP from the coding sequence TTGTGGGGGCTTGCGCTCGCGGCGGCAGACCAGCATCCGTTTTTGGCGCAGGACTATGCGTTCGATCTCCGCATACTCGGTGCCGCGATCATCTGGACCGATAGAGCGGTTACCGCCGCCGGAGCACGCATGGTGTCATCTTCGTCGCATCTGTTCAGGGAGCCATAG
- a CDS encoding ABC transporter permease: MHHSFSPLERLARGLLLAFMLVWSVTPILFIVMSSFKRQVDIFVYPPRLIFTPTIDNYFQLVVQWHGYFHAIGNSVIVALGATVLAGFISFFGGYAYSRYRSRLTAWTAVYMIAVRVLPPIVVTLPLFPVADMLGLSDTHLLLILLYAAFWVSLNTMIMKNFFDQIPYELDEAAYVDGASEWQFVTRILSRLTLQGMAAGSIFVFVYAWNEYLFAMIFTTNRAKTAPLILSELMGAVDGTEWGVLFAGVTVQLIPVVLLVTLARRYLIAGLTAGAVKG, translated from the coding sequence ATGCACCATTCATTCTCTCCTCTCGAACGCCTTGCACGCGGGCTGCTCCTGGCCTTCATGTTGGTGTGGTCGGTCACGCCGATCCTCTTCATCGTCATGTCTTCGTTCAAGCGGCAGGTCGACATTTTCGTCTACCCGCCGAGGCTGATCTTCACGCCGACCATCGACAACTATTTCCAACTGGTGGTCCAATGGCACGGCTATTTCCACGCGATCGGTAACAGTGTGATCGTGGCGTTGGGCGCGACTGTGCTGGCCGGGTTCATCAGCTTCTTCGGCGGCTACGCGTATTCGCGCTATCGCAGCCGGCTCACCGCATGGACCGCCGTCTACATGATCGCAGTACGCGTGCTGCCGCCCATCGTGGTGACGCTGCCGCTGTTCCCGGTGGCCGACATGCTCGGCCTCAGCGACACGCATCTCTTGCTCATTTTGCTTTATGCCGCATTCTGGGTCTCGCTCAACACCATGATCATGAAGAACTTCTTCGACCAGATCCCCTACGAGCTCGATGAGGCGGCCTATGTCGACGGCGCATCGGAATGGCAGTTCGTCACGCGCATCCTTTCGCGACTGACGCTCCAGGGCATGGCGGCGGGGTCCATCTTCGTTTTCGTCTATGCATGGAACGAGTACCTCTTCGCCATGATCTTCACCACTAACCGAGCCAAGACTGCCCCGCTCATCCTGAGCGAGTTGATGGGCGCGGTCGACGGCACCGAATGGGGCGTCCTGTTCGCGGGCGTTACCGTGCAACTCATTCCCGTTGTTCTCCTGGTAACGCTGGCGCGCCGCTACCTGATCGCCGGGCTCACCGCTGGTGCGGTCAAAGGCTGA
- the alkJ gene encoding Alcohol dehydrogenase (acceptor) has protein sequence MAKTMREPETYDYIVVGGGSAGCVLASRLSEDPGVSVLLLEAGPADRNPWLHVPSGFFKTINNPRYDWRYQTEPEPELKGRRIAWPRGRVLGGSSAINGLIYIRGQADDFNDWAQRGNPGWSWSDVLPAFKAVEAQARGESEYHGAGGSLGVEDPAVDLELVSRFVKAGQQAGLPLNPDFNGPAQEGVGRFQLTTRRGRRSSSARAFLGPARRRPNLRILTGVEVDRLELQGRQVRGLHGRRSDKTLHLRCRREIVLTAGAIGSAQILQLSGVGDPDRLAATGVTPLHALHGVGRHLQDHLQSRLMLQLNLPISLNDLTRGPWRKLLIGMNYLLRRQGVLSFGASLAGGFARSPLASDRPDIQFHFQPLSLDSYDGGLHAFPGATISACQLRPESEGTIFITSPDPSARPEIRANYLASDLDRRIMIEGFRFARRIAAAPALGELVAAEHRPGTAVQSDDEILDYIRMTGSSIYHPSGTCRMGPDPARGDVVDARLRVHGLSGVRVADCSIMPRLVSGNTNAAAIMIGERAAAFIREDAAVNRGH, from the coding sequence ATGGCGAAGACGATGCGTGAACCCGAGACATACGACTATATCGTGGTGGGCGGTGGCTCCGCCGGCTGTGTGCTTGCCTCGCGATTGAGCGAAGACCCCGGCGTGTCGGTCCTGCTGCTGGAAGCCGGGCCGGCCGACCGCAATCCCTGGCTGCACGTGCCGTCCGGCTTCTTCAAGACCATCAACAATCCGCGCTACGACTGGCGCTATCAGACTGAGCCGGAGCCGGAGCTGAAAGGCCGCCGTATCGCCTGGCCGCGTGGCCGCGTTCTCGGGGGATCGAGCGCCATCAACGGGCTGATCTATATTCGGGGGCAGGCCGACGATTTCAACGACTGGGCCCAGCGCGGCAATCCCGGCTGGAGCTGGTCCGACGTGTTGCCCGCGTTCAAGGCCGTAGAGGCGCAGGCGCGCGGCGAGAGCGAATATCACGGTGCGGGCGGCAGCCTCGGCGTCGAGGATCCGGCGGTCGACCTCGAACTCGTCTCCCGCTTTGTGAAAGCTGGACAGCAGGCAGGCCTGCCGCTGAACCCGGACTTCAACGGCCCGGCGCAGGAGGGCGTGGGTCGCTTCCAGCTCACGACCCGGCGCGGGCGCCGCTCCTCCAGCGCGCGCGCGTTCCTCGGCCCCGCGAGGCGCCGTCCCAACCTGCGAATTCTGACCGGCGTCGAGGTGGATCGGCTTGAACTCCAAGGCCGGCAAGTGCGCGGCCTTCATGGCCGACGCTCCGACAAGACGCTCCACCTGCGTTGCCGCCGAGAGATCGTGTTGACCGCAGGGGCGATCGGCTCGGCGCAGATCCTGCAACTGTCCGGCGTCGGCGATCCAGACCGCCTCGCGGCAACGGGCGTCACGCCGCTTCACGCACTCCATGGGGTGGGGCGGCATCTTCAGGATCATCTTCAGTCGCGGCTGATGTTGCAGCTCAACCTGCCGATCAGCCTCAACGACCTCACGCGTGGGCCATGGCGCAAGCTTCTGATCGGGATGAATTACCTGCTGCGCCGCCAAGGCGTGCTCAGTTTCGGCGCGTCCCTGGCCGGCGGGTTCGCCCGTTCGCCGCTTGCCTCAGACCGGCCCGACATCCAGTTCCATTTTCAGCCGCTCAGCCTCGACAGCTACGATGGCGGCCTGCACGCATTCCCTGGCGCAACGATCTCGGCCTGCCAGCTGCGGCCCGAGAGCGAGGGAACGATCTTCATCACATCGCCTGACCCGTCAGCGCGGCCGGAAATCAGGGCGAACTATCTCGCGAGCGATCTCGACCGGCGCATAATGATTGAGGGCTTTCGCTTTGCGCGCCGCATCGCGGCCGCCCCGGCTCTGGGCGAGCTCGTCGCCGCCGAGCACCGGCCAGGAACAGCGGTGCAAAGCGACGACGAGATCCTCGACTACATCCGTATGACCGGCAGCTCGATCTATCACCCCAGCGGAACCTGCCGCATGGGCCCGGATCCCGCACGCGGCGACGTGGTCGACGCCCGCCTGCGCGTGCACGGTCTATCCGGCGTCAGGGTCGCCGATTGCTCGATCATGCCGCGCCTAGTCTCGGGCAATACCAATGCTGCCGCGATCATGATCGGTGAACGCGCCGCCGCGTTCATCCGCGAGGATGCAGCCGTCA
- the gabD gene encoding succinate-semialdehyde dehydrogenase (NADP(+)) GabD: MQWGRLSLAGAVAPAGEGMMAGWLRVDDPATGQPVGQVRAFSADETRGAVASAHAAFAAWSGEPHQARGAILSRLAHLIMEHAEDLAGLLTSEQGKPLAESRAEVTSAAGYFGFFAEEARRLNGEIVASPRADSRILVHHKPIGVVAAITPWNFPVSMVARKLAPALAAGCAVVLKPAPQTPLCALALAALCREAGLPAGALEVTTGDAATIGAVLTQDPRIAFLSFTGSTATGRLLYGQCAGTIKKLGLELGGHAPFIVLPDADLDKAAALAAAAKFRNSGQTCVCPNRFFVHDAVYDDFLARFLVLVDALVPGDGRDPTSTLAPLIDGAALAKVERHVADAVAKGARLTRGGRRAAVGRTWYEATVLEDVGSDMLVSCEETFGPVAAITRFTDLEAVKASINASPYGLAGYVFGRDISRVLRTAESLDLGMVGINAIHLGLEMAPIGGVKQSGLGREGGHASILEYCEPQYLLIGM; this comes from the coding sequence ATGCAATGGGGGAGGCTCAGCCTTGCCGGCGCGGTAGCGCCGGCGGGAGAAGGCATGATGGCCGGTTGGCTGCGCGTGGACGATCCGGCGACTGGCCAACCGGTCGGGCAAGTGCGCGCATTCTCCGCTGATGAGACCCGCGGCGCCGTCGCATCGGCCCATGCGGCGTTTGCAGCCTGGTCCGGAGAACCGCATCAGGCGCGGGGCGCGATCCTAAGCCGCCTCGCGCATCTCATTATGGAACACGCTGAGGATCTCGCCGGCCTGCTAACCTCTGAACAGGGCAAGCCGCTCGCCGAGTCCCGCGCCGAGGTCACCTCCGCTGCTGGATATTTCGGCTTCTTCGCCGAAGAGGCCCGGCGCCTGAATGGAGAGATTGTCGCCTCCCCGCGCGCCGACAGCCGCATCCTCGTCCATCACAAGCCCATCGGTGTCGTCGCGGCGATCACGCCTTGGAACTTCCCAGTCTCGATGGTGGCGCGCAAGCTCGCACCGGCGCTGGCGGCCGGCTGCGCAGTCGTGCTCAAGCCGGCTCCACAGACGCCGCTCTGCGCCCTGGCGCTGGCCGCTCTGTGCCGGGAGGCGGGCTTGCCCGCGGGTGCTCTGGAGGTGACCACCGGCGACGCGGCGACCATCGGCGCCGTGCTGACGCAAGACCCGCGCATCGCCTTCCTGAGCTTCACCGGCTCGACCGCGACGGGCAGGCTTCTCTACGGTCAATGTGCCGGCACCATCAAGAAGCTGGGGCTCGAACTCGGCGGGCATGCGCCTTTCATCGTTCTGCCGGATGCCGATCTCGACAAGGCGGCGGCGCTTGCCGCCGCCGCCAAGTTCCGCAACTCCGGTCAGACCTGCGTCTGTCCTAACCGCTTCTTCGTCCATGACGCGGTCTATGATGATTTCCTCGCCCGATTTCTTGTACTGGTCGATGCTCTCGTTCCCGGCGACGGTCGCGATCCCACCAGTACCCTCGCGCCGCTCATCGACGGCGCAGCTCTGGCCAAGGTCGAGCGCCACGTCGCCGATGCTGTCGCCAAGGGGGCGCGCCTGACGCGTGGCGGACGGCGCGCCGCCGTAGGCCGCACATGGTACGAGGCGACGGTTCTGGAGGATGTGGGCTCCGACATGCTCGTCTCGTGCGAGGAAACCTTCGGGCCGGTCGCGGCGATCACGCGCTTCACCGACCTCGAGGCGGTGAAGGCGTCCATCAACGCATCGCCCTATGGGCTCGCGGGATATGTCTTCGGACGCGACATTTCACGCGTGCTGCGAACCGCCGAATCGCTCGATCTCGGCATGGTCGGTATCAATGCGATCCATCTTGGTCTGGAAATGGCTCCGATCGGAGGTGTCAAGCAGTCCGGCCTGGGACGGGAGGGCGGGCACGCCAGCATCCTTGAATACTGTGAGCCGCAATACCTGCTGATAGGCATGTGA
- a CDS encoding conserved exported hypothetical protein (Evidence 4 : Unknown function but conserved in other organisms) produces the protein MDFVKRAAFAAGVALGLCATLPAAAQTPVTILSHKVHENVARGLVAGTTGGDVAGEWAGANKATLNWITGNIDPIHDRLGRELSLRESSVDLAFVINKFHTPRIAALLEPLDGRMQAAPIEIIDAIPEQLKKALTYEGKLTAIPFRHATTGLHWNKALFAERGLNHAPRTLDELLEYARKMSYTRPDGTRVAGLVMNSGDEHVAVLTLLSAFGARLFDDKGKVIANSPEMIKGLSTMAELYKEGVLSQNYATMTIDDVITAVQNGQAAMAIDPFARYAVYNNPKSSKFPGEIDVVVTPSAVNPEGTAITEIWSMAIPRNAKNKDLSYSLMRALSGKEATIRIALNGNGPVDPTAYSDIRLQEKLPYTKAEAEALKIAQIVPSNFDRSIEVAAIFREESQAAVLGLKAPKDAAASMQSRIERLVN, from the coding sequence ATGGATTTCGTGAAGCGGGCCGCGTTCGCGGCCGGGGTGGCGCTCGGTCTTTGCGCCACGCTACCGGCTGCCGCCCAGACCCCGGTGACTATCCTGTCGCACAAGGTGCACGAGAACGTGGCCCGCGGCCTCGTTGCCGGCACGACGGGGGGCGACGTCGCCGGCGAATGGGCGGGGGCCAACAAGGCGACTCTGAACTGGATCACCGGCAATATCGATCCGATCCATGACCGTCTCGGCCGCGAGTTGTCACTGCGCGAAAGCTCGGTCGATCTCGCCTTTGTCATCAACAAGTTCCACACGCCACGCATCGCGGCCCTGCTCGAGCCGCTGGACGGCCGCATGCAGGCCGCGCCGATCGAGATCATCGATGCCATCCCGGAGCAATTGAAGAAGGCGCTCACCTACGAGGGCAAGTTGACGGCCATCCCGTTCCGCCACGCGACGACTGGCTTGCACTGGAACAAGGCACTGTTCGCCGAACGGGGATTGAATCACGCCCCGCGGACGCTTGACGAGTTGCTCGAATACGCCCGCAAGATGAGCTACACCCGCCCCGATGGCACGCGCGTCGCGGGCCTCGTCATGAATTCGGGTGACGAACATGTCGCGGTGCTAACCCTGTTGTCCGCGTTCGGTGCGCGCCTATTCGACGACAAGGGCAAAGTCATCGCCAACAGCCCTGAAATGATCAAGGGTCTGTCAACCATGGCGGAGCTCTACAAGGAGGGCGTGCTCTCGCAGAATTACGCGACGATGACCATCGACGACGTCATCACCGCTGTGCAGAACGGGCAGGCAGCGATGGCGATCGACCCCTTTGCGCGCTATGCCGTCTACAACAATCCCAAGAGCTCCAAATTTCCCGGGGAGATTGACGTCGTGGTGACACCATCCGCCGTCAATCCCGAGGGTACCGCGATCACCGAGATCTGGTCGATGGCGATACCACGCAATGCGAAGAACAAAGATCTGTCATACTCCCTCATGCGCGCGCTATCCGGGAAGGAAGCCACTATTCGCATAGCGCTCAATGGTAACGGCCCCGTCGATCCCACGGCTTATTCGGATATACGCCTGCAGGAGAAACTGCCTTACACAAAGGCGGAAGCCGAAGCGCTTAAGATTGCGCAGATCGTGCCTTCCAACTTCGACCGCTCGATCGAAGTCGCAGCGATTTTCCGCGAGGAATCGCAGGCCGCGGTGCTCGGCTTGAAGGCGCCGAAGGATGCGGCGGCCTCAATGCAGTCACGGATCGAGCGGCTGGTGAACTGA